The following proteins are co-located in the Tardibacter chloracetimidivorans genome:
- a CDS encoding Ppx/GppA phosphatase family protein, with protein MSTSAVNIPAPAQGGLVIDHGALVPERGAEADRGRARRTYAAIDLGTNNCRLLVARPARDGFVIVDAFSRIVRLGEGMGATGIISPDAQNRAMDALAQCAEKLNRRNVSVARSVATEACRRATNGPDFVARVFEETGIALDVISPAEEARLAVLGCQSLLDDDDRPALIFDIGGGSTELVLLNRRIGRKVEIINWVSVPWGVVSLAETEPREHARADGRRAAYLRMQERIRDVVADFAASAKVDFSGGQLLGTSGTVTTLASLHLDLPAYDRRKVDGCIVPATAMRDISERLSSQSVSERAARACIGLERADLVVAGCAILEAILDAWPANELKVADRGIREGILRAMMVRDGHIF; from the coding sequence ATGTCGACGAGCGCCGTCAATATCCCTGCGCCGGCGCAGGGCGGTTTGGTTATTGATCATGGCGCTTTGGTCCCGGAGCGCGGAGCGGAAGCCGATCGCGGACGCGCCCGCCGGACCTATGCCGCAATCGACCTTGGCACCAACAACTGCCGTCTGCTTGTCGCTCGTCCCGCGCGCGACGGCTTTGTCATCGTCGACGCCTTTTCCCGGATCGTGCGGCTCGGTGAGGGCATGGGTGCAACGGGCATCATCTCTCCCGATGCGCAGAACCGGGCGATGGATGCGCTGGCGCAATGCGCTGAGAAGCTCAATCGCAGAAATGTATCCGTCGCGCGCTCGGTGGCGACCGAGGCATGTCGCCGCGCCACCAACGGGCCGGATTTCGTCGCCCGCGTGTTCGAGGAGACGGGCATCGCGCTGGACGTGATCTCGCCCGCCGAGGAAGCGCGGCTGGCGGTGCTCGGCTGCCAGTCGTTGCTGGACGATGACGATCGGCCGGCGCTGATCTTCGACATCGGCGGCGGTTCGACCGAGCTTGTGCTTCTGAACCGGCGCATTGGCCGCAAGGTGGAAATCATCAATTGGGTCAGCGTCCCCTGGGGTGTGGTTTCGCTTGCCGAAACGGAACCCCGCGAGCATGCCCGCGCCGATGGCCGTCGCGCGGCCTATCTGCGCATGCAGGAACGGATCAGGGATGTGGTTGCCGATTTCGCGGCGTCGGCGAAGGTCGATTTTTCCGGCGGCCAGTTGCTTGGCACCAGCGGCACGGTGACGACGCTCGCCAGCCTTCATCTCGATCTTCCGGCCTATGACCGGCGCAAGGTGGACGGCTGCATCGTCCCCGCCACGGCAATGCGGGACATCAGCGAGCGTCTGTCTTCCCAATCGGTGAGCGAGCGGGCGGCCAGGGCATGCATCGGGCTGGAGCGCGCGGATCTTGTCGTCGCGGGCTGCGCCATATTGGAAGCGATATTGGACGCCTGGCCCGCCAATGAACTGAAGGTTGCGGACCGGGGCATCCGGGAAGGCATATTGCGCGCGATGATGGTGCGCGACGGGCACATCTTCTGA
- a CDS encoding DUF2171 domain-containing protein yields MAYDRYGRDRYSTRESSYGRSTEDYDYDDRGFFDRAGDEVRSWFGDDEAERRRRRDARYDEQGSDDQGRTSGGGGYRPAYGGDRDREGSSRYASSARSGYGYDNDYGMGSYGERQEYYGQRSTPRQYAGSGFSERGGRGGGRGRGGGGRMSHQGDSDYHQWRNRQIEALDREYDDYRRERQSRFESDFGGWRQQRATQRQHLTQARENMEVVGSDGEHVGKVDKVRGDRIKLAKNDEDAGGRHHYVPCSWIQSVESNKVTLNRTADQAHREWQAEREDSSGNLTSSSF; encoded by the coding sequence ATGGCTTATGACCGATATGGCCGCGACCGTTATTCCACCCGCGAAAGTAGCTATGGCCGCTCGACGGAAGACTATGACTATGACGATCGCGGCTTTTTCGACCGTGCCGGCGACGAGGTGAGATCGTGGTTCGGCGACGATGAGGCCGAACGCCGCCGCCGCCGGGACGCCCGGTATGACGAGCAGGGCAGCGACGATCAGGGCCGCACCTCCGGCGGCGGAGGCTATCGCCCGGCCTATGGCGGAGACCGTGATCGCGAGGGGTCAAGCCGCTATGCCTCCAGCGCGCGCAGCGGTTACGGATATGACAATGACTATGGCATGGGGTCCTATGGCGAGCGCCAGGAATATTATGGCCAGCGCTCAACCCCGCGCCAATATGCGGGCAGCGGATTTTCCGAGCGCGGCGGCCGGGGTGGCGGGCGTGGTCGCGGAGGCGGCGGCCGTATGTCCCATCAGGGCGACAGCGACTATCACCAGTGGCGGAACCGCCAGATAGAAGCGCTGGACCGCGAGTATGACGATTATCGCCGTGAGCGCCAAAGCCGTTTCGAAAGCGACTTCGGCGGCTGGAGGCAGCAACGCGCCACCCAGAGGCAGCATCTGACCCAGGCGCGCGAGAACATGGAGGTCGTCGGTTCCGACGGCGAACATGTGGGTAAGGTGGACAAGGTGCGCGGCGACCGCATCAAGCTGGCCAAGAATGACGAGGATGCCGGCGGACGCCATCATTATGTGCCCTGCTCATGGATCCAGTCGGTCGAGAGCAACAAGGTGACGCTCAACCGAACTGCGGATCAGGCGCATAGGGAGTGGCAGGCCGAGCGGGAAGACAGCTCCGGCAATCTCACCTCCTCGTCCTTTTGA
- a CDS encoding phytase yields the protein MTGPNRLLAASMLALLSACSPAEEEIPQGTAARGDPARAVPAAVETLVTTDPKVDADDPALWADPSNPARAVMFGTDKSDGLYVHDMHGKVRQFLADGPLNNVDLRSGFVVGGKEYVLVAATERKRFGIMTYLFDPETLDTKPYGFIPTGEEFGEPYGFCMGKWGDAFHLVPNNKAGVIRRYRVTAGASGPQVAMTGAFKVGGQPEGCVVDDETGRLYVGEEDVAIWRFPLDASEGTRPVQVAAIDGTRLTADVEGLAVMRDRGKTYLIASSQGDATYPVWQVEGDSYAYKGRFAVEGGAIDPVTGTDGLTAWSGPIGPFPEGALAMHDTDDGAGQQNFKLVDWREVRRALALQ from the coding sequence ATGACCGGACCCAATCGCCTGCTCGCAGCGTCCATGCTTGCGTTGCTCTCGGCCTGTTCCCCTGCCGAAGAGGAGATTCCGCAGGGAACCGCCGCGCGCGGCGATCCGGCGCGGGCAGTGCCCGCCGCAGTCGAGACGCTGGTGACGACAGACCCGAAAGTCGACGCCGACGATCCCGCGCTCTGGGCCGATCCGAGCAACCCCGCCCGCGCGGTGATGTTCGGCACGGACAAGTCCGATGGGCTTTATGTGCACGACATGCATGGCAAGGTGCGGCAGTTCCTTGCCGACGGGCCGCTCAACAACGTCGATCTGCGCTCCGGTTTCGTCGTCGGCGGCAAGGAATATGTTCTCGTCGCCGCGACCGAGCGGAAGCGTTTTGGCATCATGACCTATCTGTTCGATCCCGAAACGCTGGATACGAAGCCCTATGGCTTCATCCCGACGGGCGAGGAGTTCGGGGAGCCCTATGGCTTCTGCATGGGCAAATGGGGAGACGCCTTTCATCTTGTCCCCAACAACAAGGCCGGCGTGATCCGCCGCTATCGCGTGACCGCCGGGGCATCGGGCCCGCAAGTGGCGATGACCGGAGCGTTCAAGGTCGGCGGCCAGCCCGAAGGCTGTGTCGTCGATGACGAGACGGGGCGTCTCTATGTGGGGGAGGAGGATGTCGCGATCTGGCGGTTCCCCTTGGACGCGTCCGAGGGGACCAGGCCCGTGCAGGTCGCCGCGATCGACGGGACACGGCTGACCGCCGATGTCGAAGGCCTGGCTGTGATGCGCGATCGCGGCAAGACCTATCTGATCGCCTCCAGCCAGGGCGATGCGACCTATCCGGTCTGGCAGGTCGAGGGCGACAGTTACGCCTACAAGGGCCGCTTCGCCGTGGAGGGCGGGGCGATCGATCCCGTCACCGGCACCGATGGCCTCACTGCCTGGAGCGGCCCCATCGGCCCGTTCCCCGAAGGCGCGCTCGCCATGCACGACACGGACGACGGCGCCGGACAGCAGAACTTCAAGCTGGTGGATTGGCGCGAGGTGCGCCGCGCGCTGGCTCTGCAATAG
- a CDS encoding inorganic diphosphatase, whose amino-acid sequence MARHLLSIAAAVAGLTLTGPAVAAGLHDVPAPSDAPETLTAIIEIPAGTDVKYEIDADGRIFVDRFMALPVVYPANYGSIAGTRAEDGDPLDILVFSRRAIAPGALIRVRPIGVLRMKDGPDTDDKVIAVPVSKVDKSYEPVKSVADLPPGDRDRLLAFFRIYKQDASGKTPILLSGFGDADEAKALLRGGFKPAFGK is encoded by the coding sequence ATGGCCCGGCACCTGCTTTCCATCGCCGCCGCCGTCGCCGGGCTGACCTTGACCGGCCCCGCCGTCGCGGCCGGACTCCACGATGTTCCCGCCCCGTCGGATGCTCCCGAAACGCTGACCGCGATCATCGAGATTCCGGCCGGAACGGATGTGAAGTACGAGATCGACGCTGACGGCCGGATCTTCGTGGACCGCTTCATGGCGTTGCCCGTCGTCTATCCCGCCAACTATGGCTCGATCGCGGGAACCAGGGCCGAGGATGGCGATCCGCTCGACATCCTCGTCTTTTCCCGAAGGGCGATTGCGCCGGGCGCGCTCATCCGGGTGCGGCCGATCGGGGTTTTGCGGATGAAGGACGGGCCGGACACCGACGACAAGGTCATCGCGGTTCCGGTCTCGAAGGTCGACAAGAGCTATGAGCCTGTGAAATCGGTGGCCGATCTTCCCCCGGGCGACCGGGATCGGCTGCTGGCCTTCTTCCGCATCTACAAGCAGGATGCGTCCGGCAAGACGCCGATCCTGCTGTCCGGCTTCGGCGACGCGGACGAGGCAAAGGCCCTGCTGCGCGGCGGCTTCAAGCCTGCGTTCGGCAAATAG
- a CDS encoding TonB-dependent receptor, with protein sequence MAATCLSAPAFAGTLTGIVLDGSGTSGLQGAELEIQELKRRASADIDGSFRFTDVPAGRYTLRASYAGAETKTTSVNVTETGTTKVGIALSANGDEEATILVIGQQASLGSSISRQRAADGVETVLTRDAIGQFPDQNVAEALRRAPGVNILNDQGEGRFVSVRGLDPNLNAASINGSRVPAPESDVRSVALDVIPSELIESIEIKKSLTPDMDADTIGASIEINTTSAFDRKKPFVSVTAEGSYNDLTEKLSPKGSVDFATRLGEDFGVAGGISYYRRKFATDNIEAEGWKEEDGVPFFEKLEYRDYDVTRERIGASLSFDWRASDTTELYARGLYSRFEDQEYRRRLIFDLGDAEPVGGTADSAQFVSADDDGEIKVERDLKDRNEVQTIRSFALGGKTETGPWTLKYEGSYAKSGETERGSIDPVAFARDFDGSDVLGVDFDFSDYAKPGYSITQGEDIFLDPEGYEFDKLERTTLSKARDREYMVRADITRSFALAKGEFDVQFGGKARFRKKSYDLQLDVFDGHDDDLTLADFVGSQDYALAVIDPVPGKTSVRNFVGDYSGFELNTLDSQFESSVADFLVKEDIYAGYLLGRYEDTALRVIGGVRVEHTKNDIRASLVELVEEGGIRDGVVLDEDTVFVTPNAFKRSYTDLLPSVNVRYEPARDIVLRAGAFKSVVRPNISKLAPRFVVEENDDGEREGEFGNPALKPYKAWNVDLSAEWYFGKNAVVQGGFFWKRIKDFIVDREVDADEAPYNGVFNGVPFTEALIPLNGDKATVKGLEFSYQQALTFLPAPLDGFLINFNYTYTDAEGDIGDRTIPLPAASKHTFNAILGYEKGPVSIRLAGAYRSGYLDELGGSAEEDRYVRKHFQFDVSGKYRITRNLQVFAELVNGFDEPYIAYQKGPGSRRLLQYEEYSWTGKFGVKANF encoded by the coding sequence ATGGCTGCGACTTGTCTTTCGGCCCCGGCGTTTGCCGGGACGCTGACCGGCATCGTGCTTGACGGCAGCGGCACAAGCGGCCTTCAGGGGGCGGAGTTGGAGATTCAGGAGCTGAAGCGCCGCGCCTCGGCCGACATCGACGGCAGCTTTCGCTTCACCGACGTTCCTGCCGGCCGCTACACGCTGCGGGCCAGCTATGCGGGCGCCGAGACCAAGACCACCAGCGTCAATGTGACCGAAACCGGCACCACCAAAGTCGGCATAGCGCTCAGCGCCAACGGGGACGAGGAAGCCACCATCCTGGTCATCGGCCAGCAGGCGAGCCTCGGTAGCTCGATTTCCCGGCAGCGTGCCGCTGATGGCGTGGAGACGGTGCTGACCCGCGACGCGATCGGCCAGTTTCCCGACCAGAACGTCGCCGAGGCGCTTCGCCGTGCGCCGGGCGTCAATATCCTGAACGATCAGGGCGAGGGACGCTTCGTTTCCGTGCGCGGCCTCGATCCTAACCTCAATGCGGCGTCCATCAACGGCAGCCGCGTGCCGGCCCCGGAATCGGACGTGCGCTCGGTCGCGCTCGACGTCATTCCGTCGGAATTGATCGAATCGATCGAGATCAAGAAGTCGCTGACTCCGGACATGGACGCCGACACCATCGGCGCATCGATCGAGATCAATACGACGAGCGCCTTTGATCGGAAGAAGCCCTTTGTGTCGGTCACGGCCGAGGGCTCCTACAACGACCTCACCGAAAAGCTCTCTCCCAAGGGCAGCGTGGATTTCGCGACACGGCTGGGCGAGGATTTCGGCGTCGCCGGCGGCATCTCCTATTACCGGCGCAAGTTTGCGACCGACAATATCGAGGCCGAAGGCTGGAAGGAGGAGGACGGCGTTCCCTTCTTCGAAAAGCTCGAATATCGCGATTATGACGTAACGCGCGAGCGGATCGGCGCATCCCTGTCGTTCGACTGGCGGGCAAGCGACACCACCGAGCTGTACGCGCGCGGCCTGTACAGCCGGTTCGAGGACCAGGAATACCGCCGCCGCCTGATCTTCGATCTGGGCGATGCGGAGCCGGTTGGCGGCACTGCGGACAGCGCGCAGTTCGTCTCCGCCGACGACGATGGCGAGATCAAGGTGGAGCGCGACCTGAAGGACCGCAACGAAGTCCAGACCATCCGTTCCTTCGCGCTTGGCGGCAAGACCGAAACCGGCCCCTGGACGCTGAAGTATGAAGGGTCCTACGCCAAATCGGGCGAGACGGAGCGCGGTTCGATCGATCCGGTCGCATTCGCCCGCGATTTCGACGGCAGCGACGTGCTTGGCGTGGATTTCGATTTCAGCGACTATGCCAAGCCCGGCTACAGCATCACCCAGGGCGAGGATATCTTCCTTGATCCCGAGGGCTATGAGTTCGACAAGCTTGAGCGGACCACGCTCAGCAAGGCTCGCGACCGCGAGTATATGGTGCGTGCCGATATCACCCGCAGCTTCGCGCTGGCCAAGGGCGAGTTCGATGTCCAGTTCGGCGGCAAGGCGCGGTTCCGGAAAAAGAGCTATGACCTCCAGCTCGACGTGTTCGACGGCCATGACGACGATCTGACGCTCGCCGATTTCGTGGGGTCGCAGGATTATGCGCTGGCGGTGATCGATCCGGTTCCGGGCAAAACGTCGGTGCGCAATTTTGTGGGCGATTATTCCGGCTTCGAGCTGAACACGCTGGACTCCCAGTTTGAATCGAGCGTCGCCGATTTCCTGGTGAAGGAAGACATCTACGCGGGCTATCTGCTCGGCCGTTATGAAGACACGGCTCTACGAGTGATCGGCGGCGTCCGTGTCGAGCATACGAAGAACGACATCCGCGCCAGCCTGGTCGAGCTGGTCGAGGAAGGCGGCATCCGCGACGGCGTGGTGCTTGACGAGGATACCGTGTTCGTCACCCCCAACGCCTTCAAGCGCAGCTACACCGATCTGCTGCCCAGCGTGAACGTCCGCTACGAGCCCGCCCGCGACATTGTCCTGCGCGCGGGCGCGTTCAAGAGCGTCGTCCGTCCCAACATCTCCAAGCTGGCGCCGCGCTTCGTGGTGGAAGAGAATGACGACGGCGAGCGCGAAGGCGAGTTCGGCAATCCGGCCCTGAAGCCCTACAAGGCCTGGAATGTCGATCTGTCGGCCGAATGGTATTTCGGCAAGAACGCCGTGGTACAGGGCGGCTTCTTCTGGAAACGGATCAAGGATTTCATCGTCGACCGCGAGGTCGATGCCGACGAAGCGCCCTATAACGGCGTGTTCAACGGCGTGCCGTTCACCGAGGCGCTGATCCCGCTGAACGGCGACAAGGCGACCGTAAAGGGGCTGGAGTTCAGCTATCAGCAGGCGCTCACCTTCCTGCCAGCCCCGCTTGACGGCTTCCTTATCAACTTCAACTACACCTACACCGATGCGGAGGGCGACATCGGCGATCGCACGATACCGCTGCCCGCGGCATCGAAGCACACGTTCAACGCGATCCTCGGCTATGAAAAAGGCCCGGTCAGCATCCGCCTGGCAGGGGCCTATCGTTCGGGCTATCTGGACGAGCTTGGCGGCAGCGCCGAGGAAGACCGCTATGTCCGCAAGCACTTCCAGTTCGACGTCAGCGGCAAGTATCGAATCACGCGCAACCTGCAGGTCTTCGCCGAACTCGTGAATGGCTTTGATGAACCCTATATCGCCTATCAGAAAGGCCCCGGCAGCCGCCGTCTGCTGCAGTATGAAGAATATAGCTGGACCGGCAAGTTCGGCGTGAAGGCGAACTTCTGA